The Staphylococcus sp. KG4-3 genome has a window encoding:
- a CDS encoding penicillin-binding protein 2 translates to MLKRLKEKSNDEKIRNTMNKRISFIFGVIVFIFAVVVLRLGYLQIAQGSHYKQLIKNSENLTVNEAVPRGRILDRNGKVLVDNASKKAITYARGRKTSQTEVLKIAKDLSDLIKMDTDKITDRDKQDYWIQLHPNKARELMQSEQALLDDGSISQDDYDESLYKKIGKKQINTLSDKDLQVLAIYREMMSGSALDPQMIKNEDVTDEEYAAVSQKLSDLPGVNTTMDWDRKYPNGDTLRGIFGDVSTTEEGIPKELTEQYLAKGYSRNDRVGKSYLEYQYDDILKGKKKEMKYTTDKSGEVIDSKVINPGSRGDDLVLSIDIDLQKKTEEYLEKQISKLRSEGAKDMDNALIVVQNPNNGDILAMAGKQIDKNGDLTDYDIGTFTSQFAVGSSVKGGTLLAGYQNNAINVGDQMVDEPLKFAGGLTKRSYFNQDGRKTINDKEALMHSSNVYMFKTALKMAGSPYSANMTLPNDISEAGQKLRKGLNQVGLGVKTGIDLPNETNGQIEPLTDNPGNFLDLAIGQYDTYTPLQLAQYVSTIGNNGYRVQPHIGLEIRQATNKDTLGPVKEKVKGKVLNRVNNSGEQIKQIQDGFEMAFNEKPGTGYQSFNDTEVPSAGKTGTAEVFQNGESRVNSTYVGYAPIKDPKLAFSIVYTNQPVPEPWLNGGDLGRDVINYYFKERAKK, encoded by the coding sequence TTGTTAAAAAGATTAAAAGAAAAGTCAAATGATGAAAAAATTAGAAATACAATGAATAAAAGAATTAGTTTTATATTTGGTGTGATTGTATTTATTTTTGCAGTAGTTGTCTTAAGGTTAGGTTATTTACAAATTGCACAGGGTTCTCATTATAAACAACTGATAAAAAATAGCGAAAATTTAACAGTTAATGAAGCCGTACCGAGAGGGCGTATATTAGATAGAAACGGTAAAGTCCTTGTTGATAACGCTTCTAAAAAAGCGATTACATATGCGCGTGGTAGAAAAACTTCACAAACAGAAGTTTTAAAAATTGCAAAAGATCTATCTGATTTAATTAAAATGGATACTGACAAAATAACAGATCGAGATAAACAAGACTATTGGATTCAATTACATCCAAATAAAGCGAGAGAATTAATGCAAAGCGAACAAGCATTACTTGATGATGGTAGTATTTCTCAAGACGACTATGACGAGTCCTTATATAAAAAAATTGGGAAAAAGCAAATCAACACACTAAGTGATAAAGATTTGCAAGTCTTAGCTATTTATAGAGAAATGATGTCTGGTTCAGCGCTTGATCCACAAATGATTAAAAATGAGGATGTCACTGATGAAGAATACGCAGCGGTCTCACAAAAATTATCTGATTTGCCAGGTGTAAATACGACAATGGATTGGGATAGAAAATATCCAAATGGTGATACATTAAGAGGTATCTTTGGAGATGTATCTACAACTGAAGAAGGTATTCCTAAAGAATTAACCGAGCAATACTTGGCTAAAGGATATTCTCGTAATGATCGTGTAGGAAAATCATATCTAGAATATCAATATGATGATATTTTAAAAGGCAAGAAAAAAGAAATGAAATATACTACGGATAAATCAGGCGAAGTCATTGATTCCAAAGTCATTAATCCTGGCTCTCGTGGAGATGATTTAGTGCTTAGTATTGACATCGACTTACAGAAAAAAACCGAAGAATACTTAGAGAAGCAAATATCAAAACTTCGTAGTGAAGGCGCTAAAGATATGGATAATGCACTAATAGTTGTACAAAATCCAAATAACGGCGATATTTTAGCGATGGCAGGTAAACAAATAGATAAGAATGGCGATTTAACGGATTATGATATAGGCACATTTACATCACAATTTGCTGTTGGCTCATCTGTAAAAGGTGGCACTTTATTAGCCGGTTATCAAAATAATGCAATTAACGTTGGTGATCAAATGGTCGATGAACCACTGAAATTTGCTGGTGGTCTGACAAAACGCTCTTACTTTAACCAAGATGGTAGAAAAACGATAAACGATAAGGAAGCACTAATGCACTCATCTAACGTTTATATGTTCAAGACAGCTTTGAAAATGGCTGGATCTCCCTATTCAGCAAATATGACATTACCAAATGATATTTCTGAGGCGGGTCAAAAGCTACGTAAAGGATTGAATCAAGTAGGGCTTGGCGTTAAAACAGGTATTGATTTACCGAATGAAACAAATGGACAAATTGAACCATTAACTGATAATCCAGGTAATTTCCTTGATTTAGCAATAGGACAATATGATACGTATACACCTTTACAATTGGCACAATATGTTTCTACAATTGGTAATAACGGGTATAGAGTTCAACCACATATTGGTTTAGAAATTAGACAGGCAACAAATAAAGATACATTGGGCCCTGTTAAAGAGAAGGTTAAGGGGAAAGTGCTAAACAGAGTGAATAACTCAGGAGAGCAAATTAAACAAATTCAAGATGGATTTGAAATGGCATTTAATGAAAAACCCGGCACAGGTTATCAAAGTTTTAATGATACCGAAGTTCCATCAGCAGGTAAAACGGGTACAGCCGAAGTTTTCCAAAATGGTGAATCAAGAGTAAACTCAACTTATGTTGGTTATGCACCAATTAAGGACCCTAAACTTGCATTTTCAATTGTCTATACAAACCAACCAGTTCCAGAACCGTGGT